The Musa acuminata AAA Group cultivar baxijiao chromosome BXJ2-2, Cavendish_Baxijiao_AAA, whole genome shotgun sequence genome has a segment encoding these proteins:
- the LOC103971790 gene encoding MDIS1-interacting receptor like kinase 1-like: MQQPIGLLLFSFFFFSVLLSCAVISSAAGATADDEISALLAIKSGLVDPLDALRDWRSPADPRDSMHCNWTGVGCNSFGSVEKLDLSHMNLSGLIADDVQRLHNLTTLNLCCNAFSSSFPKSLSGLSLLGELDVSANAFVGQFPSGLGSSPALTIVNASGNNFVGPLPEDLSNAKSLEIIDLRGSFFQGSIPASYGSLHKLKFLGLSGNNLTGKIPVELSELTSLEKLIIGYNELEGSIPAEFGNLFNLRYLDLAVGNLDGAIPPELGKLQQLTTLYLYKNDLEGEIPKEFGNLSALVMLDVSDNRISGPIPLELAQLKNLRLLNLMCNRLKGPVPPGFGDLRRLEVLELWNNSLTGPLPANLGRSSSLQWLDASSNSLSGEIPSSLCDGLNLTKLILFNNAFSGPIPVGLSTCFSLVRVRMQNNRLNGTIPGGLGKLPKLQRLELAGNDLEGEIPGDISMSTSLSFVDLSHNHLQLSIPSNIFSIPTLQSFMASDNLLVGGIPDQFQDCPTLAALDLSNNRLTGGIPASLASCQRIVSLDLHGNRMTGQIPVAIAMMPALAILDLSNNLLTGSIPENFGSSPALETLNLSYNNLSGPVPSNGILRTINPDELAGNSGLCGGVLAPCDSDADVGWPERRKSAHLTHIVAGWMTGISAVLAFCIVLLGAQHLYKKWYVNGSCCGGRFDVENGEWPWRLTAFQRLSFATSDILACVKEANVIGMGATGIVYKAELQRPHAAVAVKKLWRTGSPEPGSSNLRADIAREVNVLGKLRHRNIVRLLGYMRNDTDTMILYEYMPHGSLWEALHGPQAGGRVLPDWVSRYNVAVGVAQGLAYLHHDCHPPIIHRDIKSNNILLDANLEARIADFGLAKMMARTNETVSVVAGSYGYIAPEYGYTTKVDQKSDIYSFGVVLMELVTGKRPIEPEFGESQDIVGWVRDNVRGDRGVEAVLDPSVGGQCKHVQEEMVLVLRIAVLCTAKLPKDRPSTRDVLTMLGEAKPRRKSSSSSSSSAGVGSTVVDKDKPVFSTSPHSGYL, from the exons ATGCAGCAGCCAATTGGCCTTCTcttgttttccttcttcttcttctccgtgcTGCTCTCCTGCGCTGTCATTTCCAGTGCAGCTGGCGCTACTGCAGACGATGAGATCTCCGCCCTGCTTGCCATCAAGTCGGGCCTGGTTGATCCATTGGATGCTCTCCGTGACTGGAGATCCCCCGCGGATCCTCGAGACTCCATGCACTGCAACTGGACCGGCGTCGGATGCAACTCATTCGGCTCCGTCGAGAAGCTTGACCTCTCGCATATGAACCTCAGCGGGTTGATCGCTGACGACGTCCAGCGCCTCCACAACCTCACCACCCTCAACCTCTGCTGCAATGCCTTCTCCTCCTCGTTCCCGAAATCGCTTTCCGGCCTCTCGTTGCTCGGGGAACTTGATGTCAGCGCGAACGCCTTCGTCGGCCAATTCCCGTCCGGTCTGGGCTCCTCCCCGGCGTTGACGATCGTAAATGCATCAGGCAACAACTTCGTCGGTCCGCTGCCGGAAGATCTATCCAATGCCAAGTCTCTTGAGATCATAGACCTCCGGGGGAGCTTCTTCCAGGGATCGATTCCAGCGTCCTACGGGAGCCTCCATAAGCTCAAGTTCCTGGGACTTTCCGGCAACAACCTCACCGGAAAGATTCCGGTGGAGCTCAGTGAGCTTACATCATTGGAGAAGCTCATAATTGGATACAACGAGCTCGAGGGGAGCATTCCGGCCGAGTTCGGGAACCTCTTCAATCTTCGGTACCTCGACCTGGCCGTCGGGAATCTCGACGGCGCGATCCCGCCGGAACTGGGGAAGCTGCAGCAGCTGACCACTCTGTACTTGTACAAGAACGACTTGGAAGGCGAGATCCCGAAGGAGTTCGGAAACCTGTCGGCCTTGGTGATGCTTGATGTCTCGGACAACCGGATTTCCGGCCCGATACCGCTGGAATTGGCCCAGCTGAAGAATCTACGGCTCCTGAACCTTATGTGCAACAGGCTCAAGGGTCCGGTGCCGCCCGGCTTTGGGGACTTGCGGCGGCTGGAGGTGCTCGAGCTCTGGAACAACTCGCTTACAGGTCCCCTGCCAGCAAATCTTGGACGCAGCTCGTCGTTGCAGTGGCTCGACGCGTCCTCGAATTCGCTGTCGGGCGAGATCCCGAGCAGCCTATGCGATGGCCTCAACCTCACTAAGCTCATTCTCTTCAACAACGCCTTCTCCGGGCCGATCCCAGTCGGCTTGTCGACGTGCTTCTCGTTGGTCCGCGTGAGAATGCAGAACAACAGGCTCAATGGCACCATACCGGGCGGGCTCGGGAAGCTGCCGAAGCTCCAGAGATTGGAGTTAGCGGGCAACGATCTCGAAGGCGAAATTCCAGGCGACATCTCCATGTCAACGTCGCTCTCCTTCGTCGATCTCTCGCACAACCACCTCCAATTATCTATCCCTTCCAACATCTTCTCCATCCCCACGTTGCAGAGCTTCATGGCGTCCGATAACCTGCTCGTCGGAGGAATCCCAGACCAGTTTCAGGATTGCCCGACGCTGGCCGCGCTCGACTTGTCGAACAACCGCCTCACCGGAGGCATCCCAGCGAGCCTCGCCTCGTGCCAGAGGATCGTCAGCTTGGACTTACATGGCAACAGGATGACCGGGCAGATCCCCGTTGCAATCGCGATGATGCCGGCGCTCGCAATCCTTGATCTGTCGAACAATCTCCTGACGGGCTCTATTCCGGAGaacttcggaagctcgccggctcTCGAAACCTTGAATTTGTCCTACAACAATCTCTCCGGACCTGTCCCGAGTAATGGGATCCTGAGGACCATCAATCCCGACGAACTCGCCGGCAATTCGGGCCTTTGCGGTGGCGTGCTAGCGCCATGTGACTCGGATGCCGACGTGGGGTGGCCCGAGAGACGAAAGAGTGCTCATCTGACGCACATTGTTGCGGGATGGATGACGGGGATCTCTGCAGTCCTCGCCTTCTGTATAGTTCTTTTGGGAGCTCAGCATCTCTACAAGAAGTGGTACGTCAACGGCAGCTGCTGCGGAGGACGGTTCGACGTAGAGAACGGCGAATGGCCGTGGAGGCTGACCGCATTTCAGCGGCTCAGCTTCGCGACCAGCGACATACTCGCCTGCGTCAAGGAGGCCAACGTGATCGGCATGGGCGCCACCGGGATCGTCTACAAGGCGGAACTGCAGAGACCGCACGCGGCGGTCGCAGTCAAGAAGCTCTGGCGGACGGGATCGCCCGAGCCCGGAAGCTCGAACCTCAGGGCCGACATTGCCAGAGAAGTAAACGTACTGGGGAAGCTGAGGCACCGCAACATCGTGCGTCTGCTTGGCTACATGCGCAACGACACCGACACCATGATCCTATACGAGTACATGCCGCACGGAAGCCTGTGGGAGGCGCTGCACGGGCCGCAGGCCGGCGGCCGGGTGCTGCCTGACTGGGTGTCGCGGTACAATGTGGCAGTCGGAGTCGCACAGGGCCTCGCGTACCTCCACCATGATTGCCACCCTCCCATCATTCACCGTGACATCAAGTCCAACAACATCTTACTGGACGCCAACCTGGAGGCGAGGATCGCCGACTTCGGCCTCGCCAAAATGATGGCGAGGACGAACGAGACGGTGTCGGTGGTCGCCGGATCTTATGGTTACATCGCTCCAG AGTATGGCTACACCACGAAGGTGGATCAGAAGAGTGACATCTACAGCTTCGGGGTGGTTCTCATGGAGCTCGTCACAGGGAAGAGGCCGATCGAGCCGGAGTTCGGCGAGAGCCAAGACATCGTCGGGTGGGTTCGCGACAACGTGAGGGGCGACCGAGGAGTCGAGGCAGTGCTCGACCCGAGCGTCGGAGGCCAATGCAAGCATGTGCAGGAGGAGATGGTTTTAGTGCTCCGGATCGCAGTGCTGTGCACGGCGAAGCTTCCCAAGGACCGGCCGTCGACGAGGGACGTGCTCACCATGCTCGGCGAGGCGAAGCCCCGGAgaaaaagcagcagcagcagtagcagtagcGCAGGTGTAGGAAGCACCGTAGTGGACAAGGATAAGCCTGTCTTCAGTACATCACCGCATTCCGGTTACCTCTAG
- the LOC135604947 gene encoding probable indole-3-pyruvate monooxygenase YUCCA5 produces MAGLAEHENLFKRRCKWVNGPLIVGAGPSGLAVAACLKEHGVPFVILERSSCIASLWQNRTYDRLKLHLPKQFCQLPKLPFPDDFPEYPSKNQFIDYLESYARHFQLNPQFDETVLSAKYDSTCGMWRVRTAMGRLQAVGRKAEAEYICQWLVVATGENADCVIPEMEGLEKFAGRVIHSSDYRSGEAYRGKQVLVVGCGNSGMEVAFDLCHHNAFPTMVVRDSVHVLPRETLGRSTFELAVSLMKWLPLKMVDRVLLALSWMTLGNIEKLGIKRPSQGPLELKNTQGKTPVLDIGALSKIKSGEIKVVPGVKRFLHGKAELVDHTIIDVDSVILATGYRSNVHSWLQGTDFFNKDGFPRHPFPNGWKGSSGLYAVGFTRRGLSGASLDAVKIAEDIGRVWKEETRQAKHIIACHRRCTSQN; encoded by the exons ATGGCTGGTTTAGCTGAGCATGAGAATCTCTTTAAGAGAAGGTGCAAGTGGGTGAATGGACCGCTCATCGTGGgagcaggtccttcgggactCGCTGTGGCGGCATGCCTAAAGGAGCATGGCGTCCCCTTCGTGATCCTCGAGAGGTCCAGCTGCATTGCCTCCCTCTGGCAAAACCGCACCTACGACCGATTAAAGCTCCACCTCCCGAAGCAATTCTGCCAGCTTCCCAAGCTCCCTTTCCCTGATGACTTCCCCGAGTATCCCTCCAAGAACCAGTTCATAGACTACTTGGAGTCCTACGCCCGGCACTTCCAGCTCAACCCACAGTTCGATGAGACCGTGCTCTCTGCGAAGTACGATAGCACCTGCGGGATGTGGCGGGTGAGGACCGCCATGGGACGCCTCCAGGCCGTGGGCAGGAAAGCCGAGGCGGAATACATTTGCCAGTGGCTAGTCGTGGCTACAGGCGAGAATGCAGATTGCGTGATCCCGGAGATGGAAGGACTCGAGAAGTTCGCCGGGCGGGTGATACATTCAAGCGACTACAGATCCGGTGAGGCGTACCGGGGAAAGCAGGTGCTTGTTGTCGGCTGCGGAAACTCCGGCATGGAAGTCGCCTTTGATCTCTGTCATCATAACGCCTTCCCCACCATGGTGGTGCGTGACTCG GTCCATGTGCTACCACGGGAGACGTTAGGGAGATCGACGTTTGAGCTCGCTGTCTCCTTGATGAAATGGCTTCCATTGAAGATGGTCGACAGGGTCCTGTTGGCCCTGTCATGGATGACACTTGGGAACATCGAGAAGCTCGGCATAAAACGACCTTCTCAGGGTCCTCTGGAGCTGAAGAACACGCAGGGCAAGACACCCGTGTTGGACATCGGTGCCCTGAGCAAAATCAAGAGCGGTGAGATAAAGGTTGTTCCTGGAGTCAAGAGGTTTTTGCATGGCAAGGCAGAGCTGGTGGATCACACGATCATCGACGTCGATTCGGTCATCCTGGCCACCGGTTATCGCAGCAACGTTCATTCATGGCTGCAG GGAACTGACTTCTTCAACAAAGATGGTTTCCCAAGGCATCCATTCCCAAATGGATGGAAAGGGAGCTCAGGGCTTTATGCTGTTGGATTCACGAGGAGGGGGTTGTCTGGTGCATCCCTGGATGCTGTGAAGATAGCAGAGGACATTGGCAGGGTGTGGAAAGAGGAAACCAGGCAGGCCAAGCACATAATTGCCTGCCACAGAAGATGCACCTCACAGAACTGA